From a single Solanum dulcamara chromosome 4, daSolDulc1.2, whole genome shotgun sequence genomic region:
- the LOC129887741 gene encoding uncharacterized protein LOC129887741, producing MKDTGNISQYRDKLDQTLSSHDLLNNDLLKNLVKNQMLRSSECDLQECSDDLVDRRTKEVANFLSMLRSTSVTDSEKEKSSEAAHGVWKVKQDTEEYRVMYREGPEGTPFHTLLVEGYVDGPSDVCLCISWGTEFYRKWWPQTTIPTFKIVASECVQKVREGEQICLVRMKLSWPLSAREALVHFFVFEYIQDGLIVVLLNSISDVDTVDRSTHGYSKDGIPLPQDVVRIDVVGGFAIQKVNDNRSYFRTIANMDIKLDFIPPSFINFVSRQLVGAGFKLYKKEVASVTKGDEDFSNALKDPLYDRIRKAFYSDNIPNGNGALELQDFKEEARASLDEGARDSSGASGLQKDFKKDARLRVDEQTGDGNGALELQDPIKDAYVHLDQVTRTNVEDKKVHSEIEEINEDSSEMIESLDENDEKVRDSSANQLVDVPANNKKVVIRSEVRQALGTLEKAISIIRDFGYNLEIRSVSGNTTVKSLSVEEDGRKDSKSSETDRIHRSGIACTESPGKELSEATPYEHRNSSASHGSRRTSSSLCAREANHNKKIAPASPDDYVETLGDTQHAASVDQRKEENAMSIHADTVHGKKNGKRKRKLPFYCCLYFHSGQVMS from the exons ATGAAGGACACTGGTAACATCTCTCAGTACCGAGATAAATTGGATCAGACGTTGTCGTCTCATGATCTTTTAAATAATGATTTGCTTAAGAACCTTGTCAAGAATCAAATGCTGCGCTCATCAGAATGTGATCTTCAAG aatGTAGTGACGACCTGGTTGACCGAAGAACCAAGGAAGTGGCAAACTTTTTGAGCATGTTAAGGAGTACATCTGTAACTGATAGTGAGAAGGAAAaatcttctgaagcagcacatGGTGTTTGGAAA GTAAAACAAGATACTGAAGAATACCGTGTTATGTATCGAGAGGGACCAGAAGGCACTCCCTTCCATACCCTCCTTGTTGAAGGCTATGTAGATGGCCCATCAGATGTTT GTTTATGCATCTCATGGGGGACAGAGTTCTACAGGAAATG GTGGCCACAAACCACAATTCCAACATTTAAGATTGTAGCTTCTGAGTGCGTGCAGAAGGTCAGAGAGGGTGAACAAATATGTCTAGTAAG GATGAAGCTTTCATGGCCATTGTCAGCAAGGGAGGCCCTTGTACATTTCTTTGTATTTGAATACATTCAAGATGGTCTGATAGTAGTGCTTCTAAATTCG ATCTCTGACGTAGATACTGTTGATAGAAGTACTCATGGGTACTCAAAAGACGGAATACCACTCCCGCAGGATGTAGTACGAATTGATGTGGTGGGAGGCTTTGCTATCCAGAAAGTTAACGATAATCGTAGCTACTTCAG GACTATAGCAAACATGGATATCAAACTGGACTTTATTCCTCCTTCATTCATCAATTTTGTTTCAAGGCAGCTCGTAGGTGCTGGTTTCAAGCTTTATAAAAAG GAAGTAGCTTCAGTTACCAAAGGTGACGAAGATTTCAGCAATGCTCTAAAAGATCCACTATATGATCGAATACGAAAAGCATTTTATTCAGATAATATACCTAACGGAAATGGGGCTTTAGAATTGCAAGACTTCAAGGAAGAAGCACGAGCCAGTCTCGATGAAGGGGCAAGAGATAGCAGTGGGGCTTCAGGACTGCAAAAGGACTTCAAGAAAGATGCACGTCTCCGAGTTGATGAACAGACAGGAGATGGAAATGGTGCTTTAGAACTACAAGACCCGATAAAAGACGCCTATGTTCATCTGGATCAAGTAACAAGAACAAATGTTGAAGATAAAAAAGTACATAGTGAAATTGAGGAAATTAATGAAGATTCAAGTGAAATGATTGAAAGTTTAGATGAGAATGACGAGAAAGTTCGGGATTCTTCAGCTAATCAACTCGTAGATGTGCCTGCCAACAACAAGAAGGTCGTGATTAGATCTGAGGTCCGACAAGCTCTGGGAACTTTGGAGAAGGCTATTTCTATCATAAGGGATTTTGGATATAATTTGGAAATTAGATCTGTTTCCGGAAACACTACTGTTAAGTCTTTAAGTGTAGAGGAGGATGGACGGAAAGACTCAAAATCGTCAGAAACTGATCGAATTCACCGAAGTGGCATAGCTTGCACTGAATCACCCGGAAAAGAATTATCAGAGGCGACACCCTACGAACACAGGAACAGCTCTGCTAGTCATGGTTCCAG gCGTACAAGTTCTAGTTTGTGCGCGAGGGAAGCTAACCACAACAAGAAGATTGCTCCTGCATCACCGGATGATTATGTTGAAACCTTAGGCGACACACAACACGCTGCCTCAGTAGACCAAAGGAAGGAAGAAAACGCCATGTCTATCCATGCAGATACCGTCCATGGAAAGAAGAACGGTAAAAGAAAACGAAAACTGCCATTTTACTGCTGCTTGTATTTTCATTCAGGACAAGTCATGAGTTAA
- the LOC129887744 gene encoding putative pentatricopeptide repeat-containing protein At5g06400, mitochondrial → MFQRRMILKNLCKQRLLISGNNLLNSRLKISCCSSSSISTKSSKLQKSKKTENQNSKNKNEPQNFTSLFNEIREILGTENVMVARNPYEPAKIKDTQFVNSSSCAVSVCGNAKQTEEVEDSSSCTESVCENAKLSTELEDSSSCVESVRGNAKLRTEMEDSSSCTGSVRVNAKQRTELEDSSSCVESVCGNAKQITELEMINLHKDTWTEDLVKRDVSPIVHKITEILRSECNVIAMEERLESARFEYNEEIVEKVLKRCFKVPHLALRFFNWVKSRKGFSHTTTTYNTMIYMAADSKEFRLVDELVEEMERSSCQKNLKTWSILLSHYGNVKLIGKALSMFEQLKKLGYEPDLRAYTIMLSSLCNARKADIALEYFNEMIHKGLMLDAAMSGQLLKCLANSGNIAAVHKVGHDMIRVCSIPENHVYGLMLKSFCIAGRITEALELIRDLKNKNVNLDSEIFTTLVKGLCKAERINDALEIVEILKKRNGADEKVYAVLMSAYLRRNEISKALNLFQSMKDLGSLLNVSTYTNLMQHLFRAKEFQEALNLYNEMTEMGVKLDAVAATAVVAGYIIQNRISEMWEVFENMKDKGIVFTRKSYLIFIKELSKVSGTTDIFKVLNEMKASKTLIGNDIFHYVTSYLERKGDMKNINRIKLLQGGCEVHNQENEKPDVSSQRERNLELNSENLEQVFSAHDMPEEASKSSIECDVHEVCQILISSRDWYLIQEQLEKCNIQFIPEIVVEVLRNFKLQGRLALQFFSWVEKQSSYRHTTESYNTAIKIAGQGKDFTQMRNLFSDMRRNGCIVTAHTWTIMIMQYGRTGLTDIAVRTFKEMKGSGCKPTESTYKALITSLCQKKGRRIDEAVKIFQEMIQVGHSPDKELIGDYLVCLCELGKLKDARRCTESLHKLGFSTPLTYSLYIRSLCRAWRLEEALALINEVDDDQHVLSQYVYGSLVHGLLQKGQLEEALARIESMKHAGIHPTVHVYTSLIGHFFKVKQVGKALEIFKEMKDSGCQPTIVTYSALIRGYMNVGKVSEARDVFHQMKKSGPYPDFKAYSMFISCLCRLGNSEEALQLISEMLDVGIVPSTVNYRTVFYGLNKEGKQDLAKTVLHMKIDVKRRRKFLT, encoded by the coding sequence ATGTTTCAAAGGAGAATGATTTTGAAGAATCTATGCAAACAAAGGCTTCTAATTTCTGGAAATAATCTGTTGAATTCAAGATTGAAGATttcttgttgttcttcttcttcaatttccaCAAAGTCATCTAAGCTTCAGAAATCCAAGAAAACTGAAAACCAAAATTCGAAAAACAAGAACGAACCCCAGAATTTTACTTCACTCTTCAATGAAATCAGAGAGATTTTAGGTACAGAGAATGTAATGGTAGCTAGAAACCCATATGAACCCGCAAAAATAAAGGACACCCAATTTGTGAATTCATCTTCTTGCGCGGTAAGTGTTTGTGGAAATGCCAAGCAGACAGAAGAAGTGGAGGATTCATCATCTTGCACGGAAAGTGTTTGTGAAAATGCCAAGCTAAGTACAGAGCTGGAGGATTCATCATCTTGCGTAGAGAGTGTTCGTGGAAATGCCAAGCTGAGGACGGAGATGGAGGATTCATCGTCTTGCACGGGAAGTGTTCGTGTAAATGCCAAGCAGAGGACAGAGCTGGAGGATTCATCGTCTTGCGTGGAAAGTGTTTGTGGAAATGCCAAGCAGATTACAGAGCTGGAAATGATAAATTTACACAAAGATACTTGGACGGAAGATTTGGTGAAAAGGGATGTTAGTCCTATTGTTCACAAGATTACGGAGATTTTGAGGAGTGAATGTAATGTGATCGCCATGGAGGAACGGTTGGAAAGTGCACGTTTTGAGTATAACGAGGAGATTGTTGAGAAGGTTTTGAAGAGGTGTTTTAAAGTTCCTCATTTAGCTTTGAGGTTTTTCAATTGGGTGAAATCGAGAAAAGGGTTTAGTCATACTACAACGACTTATAACACGATGATTTACATGGCTGCGGATTCTAAAGAGTTTCGCTTGGTTGATGAATTGGTGGAAGAAATGGAGAGGAGTTCATGTCAGAAGAACCTAAAGACGTGGAGCATTTTGCTATCGCATTATGGGAATGTAAAGTTGATTGGTAAAGCATTGTCAATGTTTGAACAGTTGAAGAAATTAGGTTATGAACCCGATTTAAGGGCTTATACTATCATGTTGAGTTCTCTTTGTAATGCTAGAAAAGCGGACATAGCTTTGGAGTACTTCAACGAGATGATCCACAAAGGTTTGATGCTGGATGCAGCTATGTCTGGACAGTTACTCAAATGCTTGGCTAACTCCGGAAATATTGCTGCAGTTCACAAAGTTGGCCATGACATGATAAGGGTTTGTAGTATTCCAGAAAACCACGTCTACGGCCTTATGTTGAAGAGTTTCTGCATTGCAGGGAGGATTACAGAAGCTTTGGAATTGATTCGAGATCTAAAGAATAAAAATGTGAACCTTGACTCTGAAATTTTTACGACATTAGTGAAAGGACTGTGTAAGGCTGAGAGGATCAATGATGCATTGGagattgttgaaattttgaagaaaagaaatggTGCTGATGAGAAGGTTTATGCAGTCCTTATGAGTGCATACTTGAGGAGAAATGAAATTTCAAAGGCACTTAATCTGTTTCAGAGCATGAAAGATTTGGGAAGTTTGCTCAACGTTTCGACTTATACTAATCTGATGCAGCACCTTTTCAGGGCTAAGGAGTTTCAAGAAGCTTTGAACCTCTATAATGAGATGACAGAGATGGGAGTTAAGTTGGATGCTGTTGCGGCAACTGCTGTAGTTGCAGGTTATATCATCCAAAACCGCATTTCTGAAATGTGGGAAGTGTTCGAAAATATGAAGGATAAAGGAATTGTCTTTACTCGGAAATCGTACCTCATATTTATCAAGGAACTTTCCAAGGTGTCAGGGACAACGGATATTttcaaggttctaaatgaaatGAAGGCCTCTAAGACGTTAATTGGAAATGATATCTTCCATTATGTTACTTCATACCTGGAGAGAAAAGGAGATATGAAGAACATCAACAGGATCAAGCTGTTACAGGGGGGTTGTGAAGTTCACaatcaagaaaatgaaaaaCCCGATGTGAGCAGTCAACGAGAACGAAACTTGGAGTTAAATTCAGAAAACCTAGAACAAGTGTTCTCAGCTCATGACATGCCAGAGGAAGCTTCAAAATCCTCTATTGAATGTGATGTACATGAGGTTTGCCAAATTTTGATTTCATCGAGGGATTGGTACTTAATACAAGAACAATTGGAGAAATGCAACATACAGTTCATCCCAGAAATCGTTGTGGAAGTTTTGCGTAACTTCAAGCTGCAAGGTCGGTTAGCATTGCAGTTTTTCTCTTGGGTTGAGAAGCAAAGTAGTTACAGACATACAACGGAATCCTACAATACGGCTATTAAAATAGCAGGACAGGGCAAGGACTTCACTCAGATGAGAAATCTATTCTCCGATATGAGGAGAAACGGTTGCATAGTAACAGCTCATACCTGGACAATCATGATAATGCAGTATGGGAGAACAGGACTCACAGATATTGCTGTTCGTACTTTTAAAGAAATGAAAGGCAGTGGTTGTAAACCGACAGAAAGTACGTACAAAGCTTTGATTACATCTCTTTGTCAGAAAAAAGGTAGGAGAATCGATGAAGCAGTAAAAATATTCCAGGAGATGATTCAAGTTGGACACAGTCCTGATAAAGAACTAATCGGAGATTATCTTGTTTGTTTGTGTGAACTTGGTAAACTAAAGGATGCCAGAAGGTGTACTGAGTCTTTACATAAGCTTGGTTTCAGTACTCCTTTAACGTACTCATTGTACATTAGATCACTTTGTCGAGCATGGAGGCTGGAAGAGGCTTTAGCATTGATCAATGAAGTTGATGACGATCAACATGTCTTGAGCCAGTATGTCTACGGAAGTTTAGTCCACGGACTACTACAAAAGGGGCAATTAGAAGAGGCATTGGCAAGAATCGAATCCATGAAACATGCTGGAATTCATCCAACAGTCCATGTATATACTTCCTTGATTGGCCACTTCTTCAAAGTGAAACAGGTCGGAAAGGCTCTTGAAATTTTCAAGGAAATGAAAGATTCGGGCTGCCAACCAACAATCGTTACCTATTCAGCATTAATACGAGGGTATATGAACGTGGGAAAAGTTTCCGAGGCTCGTGATGTGTTTCATCAGATGAAAAAGAGTGGACCATATCCTGATTTCAAGGCATACTCTATGTTCATCTCTTGTCTATGTAGACTTGGTAATTCTGAAGAAGCTCTGCAACTTATATCTGAAATGCTGGATGTTGGGATTGTTCCTAGTACAGTTAATTATAGAACTGTCTTCTATGGCCTCAATAAAGAAGGAAAACAAGATTTAGCAAAGACTGTATTACATATGAAGATAGATGTGAAAAGGAggagaaaatttctaacttga
- the LOC129887743 gene encoding iron-sulfur cluster co-chaperone protein HscB homolog yields the protein MWMKKLRILTPFSQSQLLRRREITVSSFNTQFDFPSISPQVEQFPQFLQSRKLNFLGNDLGFSGRTLFSSEAAQKNSCWNSCCNGVSSNTTPLLVCTACGCVQPVDQSVDFFQIFGLEKKYEIEGENLERKYKDWQRKLHPDLVHTKSQKEREYAAEQSARVIDAYRTLTDPLSRAIYILKLERVHVDEEEKIDDVELLTEMLEIRETVDEAADSKALKQIQGQVQGKFEQSSISFVDAFQSRKYEEALAAIRRMTYYKRANEEIVKKL from the exons atgtggaTGAAGAAGCTGAGAATTTTAACACCCTTTTCACAATCTCAATTATTGAGAAGAAGGGAAATTAcagtttcttcttttaacacCCAATTCGATTTTCCATCAATTTCTCCACAAGTAGAGCAATTTCCTCAATTTTTACAATCTCGAAAACTTAATTTTCTTGGAAACGATTTGGGTTTTTCTGGAAGAACCCTTTTTAGCTCTGAAGCTGCTCAAAAAAATTCTTGCTGGAATTCTTGTTGTAATGGGGTTTCCTCAAATACGACGCCGTTGCTTGTTTGTACTGCTTGTGGCTGCGTTCAACCTGTGGATCAATCTGTTgattttttccagatttttggatt GGAGAAAAAGTATGAAATTGAGGGGGAGAATCTAGAGCGCAAGTACAAAGACTGGCAGAGGAAGCTACATCCGGACTTGGTTCATACAAAATCTCAG AAAGAAAGGGAGTATGCTGCTGAACAATCTGCTCGTGTCATTGATGCTTATCGCACACTAACTGACCCATTGTCAAGGGCAATATATATT CTGAAGTTGGAACGTGTGCATGTGGATGAAGAGGAAAAAATTGATGATGTGGAGTTGCTGACTGAG ATGCTGGAAATCAGGGAAACTGTTGACGAAGCTGCTGACTCAAAGGCACTTAAACAAATTCAGGGGCAG GTACAAGGGAAGTTCGAACAATCATCCATCTCTTTTGTAGACGCTTTCCAAAGTAGAAAGTATGAAGAAGCTTTGGCTGCAATCCGAAGGATGACTTACTACAAGCGTGCAAATGAGGAGATAGTGAAAAAGCTCTAG